A stretch of the Polyangiaceae bacterium genome encodes the following:
- a CDS encoding OmpA family protein, translating to MGGRRLERRALTMHWDSGSKRSQRWVRAAASVGTLLLVSGVVFGQEEPRVNEKNGDGMDTHLFRPAVDSKGFMYVNGSDILGSNDISFGLVLDYGRNLMRTNNHKDGCGDAGQPDCRGVDALVANSFQGTFGFNYGIANIGSIGITVPVILMAGNEANDIGATGDTYNSGKLDAQKISTVALQGKLRLTRVDKGPGLGIVVQGGVPVGDAPRDLGADPGAWYWPHVVFENRFGSTGRLKLGLDAGYRGHTGKNPKFGLDSTGKPQLKEGEFENGNLATFGAGIAFRVLDPLDLVAETYGSYLVGGKSDSKQKLSQEFLGGIKLFVERNSYLMMGGGSRIFSTGFEAADVRMVLGFVFEPSIGDRDGDGYKDDQDQCPDDPEDFDGFRDEDGCPEPDNDNDGILDVDDRCPNTPEDRDGDEDEDGCPEGQDGDRDGDGILDSRDKCPDDPEDRDGFEDKDGCPEPDNDKDGILDKEDSCPLDPEDKDGFEDTDGCPDPDNDKDQIPDVKDKCPNDPETYNGFEDEDGCPDKGKVVIEGSDIIILEKVMFETNSAKILPESDGILDAVAATLKGHPEFQVVEIAGHADERSSDEYNLKLTRDRAASVVDALVSRGVAKSRLVSQGYGEYCPLDDAHNAAAWEKNRRVEFKVVKTDDGSTGAERGCERAKAKGVLPPPVD from the coding sequence ATGGGAGGCCGCCGACTGGAGAGGAGAGCTCTGACGATGCATTGGGACAGCGGCAGCAAGCGGTCGCAGCGCTGGGTGCGCGCCGCGGCGAGCGTCGGTACCCTGCTCTTGGTTTCAGGGGTGGTGTTTGGCCAGGAGGAGCCGCGCGTCAACGAGAAGAACGGCGACGGCATGGACACCCACCTGTTCCGTCCGGCCGTCGACTCGAAGGGGTTCATGTACGTGAATGGCTCCGACATCCTCGGATCCAACGACATCAGCTTCGGTCTCGTCCTCGACTACGGCCGCAACTTGATGCGGACGAACAACCACAAGGACGGTTGCGGTGACGCGGGGCAGCCGGACTGCCGGGGTGTGGACGCGCTGGTCGCGAACTCGTTCCAGGGCACGTTCGGCTTCAACTACGGCATCGCGAACATCGGCAGCATCGGCATCACGGTGCCCGTGATCTTGATGGCAGGCAACGAGGCCAACGACATCGGCGCGACCGGCGACACGTACAACTCCGGAAAGCTCGACGCGCAGAAGATCAGCACGGTCGCGCTCCAGGGCAAATTGCGCCTGACCCGCGTGGACAAGGGACCGGGACTGGGGATCGTCGTGCAAGGCGGCGTTCCCGTCGGCGACGCGCCGCGCGACCTCGGCGCGGATCCCGGCGCCTGGTACTGGCCGCACGTGGTGTTCGAGAACCGCTTCGGCTCCACCGGCCGATTGAAGCTCGGCCTGGACGCCGGCTACCGCGGCCACACCGGGAAGAACCCGAAGTTCGGGCTGGACAGCACCGGCAAGCCCCAGCTGAAGGAAGGCGAGTTCGAGAACGGCAACCTGGCGACCTTCGGCGCCGGCATCGCGTTCCGGGTCCTCGACCCGCTGGACCTCGTGGCCGAAACCTACGGCAGCTACCTGGTCGGCGGCAAGAGCGACTCCAAGCAGAAGCTCAGCCAGGAGTTCTTGGGCGGCATCAAGCTGTTCGTCGAGCGAAACAGCTACCTGATGATGGGCGGCGGTAGCCGCATCTTCAGCACCGGCTTCGAGGCGGCCGACGTCCGCATGGTGCTCGGCTTCGTGTTCGAGCCCAGCATCGGCGACCGCGACGGCGACGGCTACAAGGACGACCAGGATCAGTGCCCGGACGACCCGGAGGACTTCGACGGCTTCCGGGACGAGGACGGCTGCCCCGAGCCGGACAACGACAACGACGGCATCCTGGACGTGGACGACCGCTGTCCGAACACGCCTGAGGACCGCGACGGCGACGAGGACGAAGACGGCTGCCCCGAAGGTCAGGACGGCGACCGCGACGGCGACGGCATCCTCGATTCGCGCGACAAGTGCCCCGACGATCCGGAAGATCGCGACGGGTTCGAGGACAAGGACGGCTGCCCCGAGCCGGACAACGACAAGGACGGCATCCTCGACAAGGAGGACAGCTGCCCGCTCGATCCGGAGGACAAGGACGGCTTCGAGGACACCGACGGTTGCCCGGATCCGGACAATGACAAGGATCAGATCCCGGACGTGAAGGACAAGTGCCCGAACGATCCAGAGACCTACAACGGCTTCGAGGACGAAGACGGGTGCCCGGACAAGGGCAAGGTCGTGATCGAGGGCTCGGACATCATCATCCTCGAGAAGGTGATGTTCGAGACCAACAGCGCGAAGATCCTGCCCGAGTCGGACGGGATCCTCGACGCCGTGGCCGCGACCTTGAAGGGTCATCCGGAGTTCCAGGTGGTCGAGATCGCGGGTCACGCCGACGAGCGCTCGAGCGACGAGTACAACCTGAAGCTGACCCGCGACCGCGCCGCCAGCGTGGTCGACGCGCTGGTCAGCCGTGGCGTCGCCAAGAGTCGCCTGGTGTCGCAGGGCTACGGCGAGTACTGCCCGCTCGACGACGCGCACAACGCCGCGGCCTGGGAGAAGAACCGGCGCGTGGAGTTCAAGGTCGTCAAGACCGACGACGGTTCAACCGGCGCCGAGCGCGGCTGTGAGCGGGCCAAGGCCAAGGGCGTCCTGCCGCCCCCGGTCGACTGA
- a CDS encoding zinc-ribbon domain-containing protein, translating to MKITCQSCGAKYAIADDKVRGRRVKVRCKGCNEPIIVDGYAEEREEAPAADPGYAAGAAADTWSVNLSDTDQRSMSTNEIVDAWNAGMLPADAFVWKEGMGDWVPLASAPELTPYLSAPQHSAPAQLEPAPTPAPAFGFSPGPSAGAARVEGGRGRGAADIFGAQASAGSEEEVVSSAAQPGATEYDDQKPTGARNENSVLFSLDALKAGVGPAAKPSAPAKRGTVPPPKEEKADLDDIMNIGGGAMGGPLFGMSANQALLAAPPPPPDPPPRPSIPSEMPAAFGSMPPPGFAPQKKNNTVVFAVGGGVALLAVIAIVIGVLALRGGKSEEAKAETGKKTEETSGKSGSASEEKKEERPVEEAKKEEAPPTGDPAAAPTASGDKKEVSEEDKKRFAEAMKKKEEEDKTKKPEEKKEEVTKKEEPSSGVASFNKGAAIAALGGAAAQASGCKRPGGPTGSGKAVVTFAPSGRVTTANISGGEFPGTPVGSCIAGVFRRAQVPAFSGDPVTVSKGFSISP from the coding sequence ATGAAGATCACCTGCCAGTCATGTGGCGCGAAATATGCGATCGCGGACGACAAGGTCCGAGGACGCCGCGTCAAGGTTCGCTGCAAAGGCTGCAACGAGCCCATCATCGTCGACGGTTATGCCGAAGAGCGGGAGGAAGCTCCAGCGGCCGACCCGGGCTACGCAGCGGGAGCGGCGGCCGACACCTGGAGCGTCAACCTGAGCGACACCGACCAGCGCTCGATGTCGACCAACGAGATCGTCGATGCGTGGAACGCCGGCATGCTGCCGGCGGACGCGTTCGTGTGGAAGGAGGGCATGGGCGACTGGGTGCCGCTGGCGTCGGCGCCGGAGCTCACGCCGTACCTGTCCGCTCCGCAGCACTCGGCGCCGGCGCAGCTCGAGCCGGCGCCCACGCCGGCTCCGGCTTTTGGATTTTCGCCTGGCCCGAGCGCGGGCGCGGCCCGCGTCGAGGGCGGCCGCGGCCGCGGCGCCGCGGACATCTTCGGCGCCCAGGCGTCCGCGGGGTCCGAGGAAGAAGTCGTGTCCTCCGCGGCGCAGCCCGGGGCGACGGAGTACGACGACCAGAAGCCGACGGGCGCGCGTAACGAGAACTCGGTGCTGTTCTCCCTCGACGCCCTCAAGGCAGGGGTGGGACCCGCAGCCAAGCCATCTGCGCCCGCCAAGCGCGGCACCGTGCCGCCGCCCAAGGAAGAGAAGGCCGACCTCGACGACATCATGAACATCGGCGGCGGCGCGATGGGCGGTCCGCTGTTCGGTATGAGCGCCAACCAGGCGCTGCTCGCGGCGCCCCCGCCGCCCCCCGATCCGCCCCCGCGCCCCAGCATCCCGAGCGAGATGCCGGCGGCGTTCGGCAGCATGCCGCCTCCGGGCTTTGCTCCGCAGAAGAAGAACAACACGGTGGTGTTCGCGGTCGGCGGCGGCGTCGCGCTCCTGGCGGTGATCGCCATCGTGATCGGCGTGCTGGCGCTGCGCGGCGGCAAGAGCGAAGAGGCCAAGGCCGAGACGGGCAAGAAGACCGAAGAAACCTCCGGCAAGAGCGGCAGCGCGAGCGAAGAGAAGAAGGAAGAAAGGCCCGTCGAGGAAGCGAAGAAGGAAGAGGCCCCCCCCACCGGCGACCCCGCCGCCGCCCCCACGGCGTCCGGCGACAAGAAGGAGGTCTCCGAAGAGGACAAGAAGCGCTTCGCCGAGGCGATGAAGAAGAAGGAAGAAGAGGACAAGACCAAGAAGCCGGAGGAGAAGAAGGAAGAGGTCACCAAGAAGGAAGAGCCGTCGAGCGGCGTCGCTTCCTTCAACAAGGGCGCGGCAATCGCCGCGCTGGGCGGCGCCGCCGCTCAGGCCTCCGGCTGCAAGCGCCCGGGCGGCCCCACCGGCAGCGGCAAGGCCGTGGTCACCTTCGCGCCCTCGGGCCGTGTCACCACCGCCAACATCAGCGGCGGTGAGTTCCCTGGTACACCGGTCGGCAGCTGCATCGCAGGCGTGTTCCGCCGCGCTCAGGTGCCGGCGTTCAGCGGCGACCCCGTGACGGTGAGCAAGGGTTTCAGCATCTCGCCTTGA
- a CDS encoding ATP-dependent RecD-like DNA helicase: protein MPTTLTGQVERVTFENEETGFRVLRVGSVEGGAGSGPIVVIGTFQPVGPGTRVRVTGDFVRDPRRGEQFRAESLVAIEPATLVGLEKYLGSGLIPGIGPGFAKRIVETFGLESLKVLDAEPQRLGEVSGIGARRVAEIKKAWSEHRAIANVMVLLQTHGASPALAARIFKRYGDRSASVVQRSPYRLALEVQGVGFKTADRIARSLGIAGDHPERAQAGVLHELGALADQGHVAVPRAVLVERSAQMLEIDDAHVEAAIDALRASERVVVEDDFAFLWRLHAAEVSFAKGVRRLLDAPAPSLPGLPAAIAAYEKRRGLTLAPAQRAAVEAAAREKVLVITGGPGVGKTTIVRAVLSVFEAARLSTRLAAPTGRAAKRLAEATGRDASTIHRLLEFEPRSGQFQRNADAPLDADAIIVDEASMIDLPLGAALLSATPDGARCVVVGDSDQLPSVGPGALLRDLIDSGAVPVVRLNEIFRQHGASRIVENAHRILIGEPPLGANAEEPNADFFVVQRRDPEEAAAVVVEIATQRIPKRFGLDPVRDVQVLTPMHRGPAGTQALNERLQAVLNPDGPALESRGQKLRVGDKVMQTRNDYERDVFNGDLGVIVAVEPAERHVRVRFDEREVDLEDADLESLTLAYATSIHKSQGSEYPAVVLPLLSTHFVMLNRNLLYTAVTRAKRLCVLVTDPRALRLALSEVRREERSTGLTRRLRDK from the coding sequence GTGCCGACCACCCTCACCGGCCAAGTCGAGCGCGTCACCTTCGAGAACGAGGAGACGGGGTTCCGGGTGCTGCGCGTCGGCTCCGTGGAGGGAGGCGCAGGTTCCGGCCCCATCGTCGTCATCGGCACCTTCCAGCCGGTGGGCCCCGGCACGCGGGTGCGCGTCACCGGCGACTTCGTGCGCGATCCCCGGCGCGGTGAGCAGTTCCGCGCCGAATCCTTGGTCGCCATCGAGCCGGCGACGCTGGTCGGGCTGGAGAAGTACCTGGGCTCCGGCCTCATCCCCGGTATCGGTCCCGGCTTCGCCAAGCGCATCGTCGAGACCTTCGGTCTGGAATCGCTGAAGGTCCTGGACGCGGAGCCGCAGCGCCTGGGCGAGGTCTCGGGCATTGGCGCGCGACGCGTCGCCGAGATCAAGAAGGCGTGGTCGGAGCACCGCGCCATCGCCAACGTGATGGTGCTCCTTCAGACCCACGGCGCCTCGCCCGCGCTCGCGGCCCGCATCTTCAAACGCTACGGTGACCGCAGCGCTTCCGTGGTGCAGCGCTCGCCCTACCGGCTCGCCCTCGAAGTTCAGGGCGTCGGGTTCAAGACCGCGGACCGCATCGCGCGCTCGCTCGGCATCGCGGGCGATCACCCCGAGCGCGCCCAGGCAGGCGTGCTCCACGAGCTCGGGGCGCTCGCCGATCAGGGGCACGTGGCGGTGCCGCGCGCCGTATTGGTCGAGCGCTCCGCCCAGATGCTCGAGATCGACGACGCGCACGTCGAGGCCGCGATCGACGCGCTCCGGGCCAGTGAGCGCGTAGTCGTCGAGGACGACTTCGCTTTCCTGTGGCGCCTGCACGCGGCGGAGGTGAGCTTCGCAAAGGGCGTCCGGCGCTTGCTCGACGCCCCGGCGCCGAGCCTTCCGGGCCTGCCGGCGGCCATCGCGGCGTACGAGAAGCGCCGTGGCCTCACGCTGGCTCCCGCCCAGCGTGCGGCGGTCGAGGCGGCGGCTCGGGAGAAGGTCCTGGTCATCACCGGCGGGCCGGGCGTCGGGAAGACCACCATCGTGAGGGCCGTGCTGAGCGTCTTCGAGGCCGCGCGGCTCTCGACGAGGCTGGCGGCCCCGACGGGGCGCGCCGCCAAGCGACTCGCCGAGGCCACTGGCCGGGACGCCAGCACCATTCACCGCCTCCTGGAGTTCGAGCCGCGCTCGGGTCAGTTCCAACGGAACGCCGACGCGCCGCTCGACGCGGACGCGATCATCGTGGACGAGGCCTCGATGATCGACCTGCCGCTCGGCGCGGCGTTGCTCTCGGCCACGCCCGACGGAGCCCGCTGCGTCGTGGTCGGGGACTCCGACCAGCTGCCGAGCGTGGGGCCGGGCGCGCTGCTCCGAGATCTGATCGACAGCGGTGCGGTGCCGGTGGTGCGGCTGAACGAGATCTTCCGCCAGCACGGCGCGAGCCGTATCGTGGAGAACGCGCATCGCATCCTGATCGGAGAGCCGCCGCTCGGCGCCAACGCCGAGGAGCCGAACGCCGACTTCTTCGTCGTTCAGCGCCGCGACCCGGAGGAAGCGGCGGCCGTGGTCGTCGAGATCGCCACGCAGCGCATCCCCAAGCGCTTCGGGCTGGACCCGGTGCGCGACGTCCAGGTGCTCACTCCCATGCACCGAGGCCCCGCGGGGACACAGGCGCTGAACGAGCGACTGCAGGCAGTGCTCAACCCGGACGGCCCCGCCCTCGAGTCACGGGGCCAGAAGCTCCGCGTCGGCGACAAGGTCATGCAGACTCGGAACGACTACGAGCGTGACGTCTTCAACGGCGACCTCGGCGTGATCGTCGCCGTCGAGCCCGCCGAGCGTCACGTCCGCGTGCGCTTCGACGAGCGCGAGGTCGATCTCGAAGACGCGGATCTCGAGAGCCTGACGCTCGCGTACGCCACGAGCATCCACAAGAGCCAGGGCAGCGAGTACCCGGCGGTGGTGCTGCCGCTCTTGTCGACGCACTTCGTGATGCTGAACCGCAATCTGCTCTACACGGCCGTGACCCGCGCCAAGCGGCTGTGCGTGCTGGTCACCGATCCGCGCGCGCTGCGGCTCGCCCTGTCGGAGGTCCGGCGCGAGGAGCGGAGTACTGGCCTCACCCGCCGCCTGCGCGACAAGTAG
- a CDS encoding HEAT repeat domain-containing protein yields the protein MALSQRHHARCSCAAAAAPPFALSGTERKYERDRPFRILHLSLDLQLHFAKKSVSGSATLDFERVSPTSDTLSLDALGFELRRVRIDTGSGWSDVPYEYDGDQIHVSVPPRVEKGKLEVDYRATPKRGLYFLAPDEVVKDRPEQVWSQCQDEDARHWFPCHDKPHVKMTTEMRVRVSEGHSVLSNGDLVFKDTPKGASPWVFHFKMNQPHPSYLMTLVAGRFEVLEDRDAIVGEGRAVPVTYWVPPGRKADGQRAFSETPRMIELFGKLTGVPYPWSRYSQIVVSDFIFGGMENTTATTMYEHILLDARAAIDVVSHDLVAHELAHQWFGDFVTCRDWSHGWLNEGFATFFEQVEREDRLGRDEYLYGVEAELESYLSEASGRYQRPIVCRDYSLPIDLFDRHLYEKGCLVLHLLRGELGDTLFWRGVQTYLSRHAHGIVETNDLMRALEEVSGRSLERLFDAWVYRPGHPVIKAKVSYEDGLVTVAVKQTQKTGETAVFAFDLEIEVADKAGRTRRHKKTVTTESDALVVACHERPAWVGLDPELRIVGEVTLEAPAEMLRNQLESGSSARLRWRAAQALAKRSDLPSVEALGKALGKPDETWMVRAEAAAALGKIRGEHALELLLENVSVEHPKVRRAVARALGAFRDPRAAKALEKLARKDQSYLVTADALRSLGRTRQKHALKVLRELIDRKSWADVARAGALDGLAALRDDDAVDDVQKRTRYGYPTRGRRAAISALARLADTRKVRLHLEDLLEDADPHLRIDAVNALATLGDPKSRGPLRRALERDLDGRVARRIREALRDLGEAGSTERKRISDDVETLKNELQELQVRLTKLEQKKKAKKDHDRADDGGDEPAPKAKPVAKRAPRPARAKKTSRRKA from the coding sequence ATGGCTCTCTCCCAGCGACACCACGCGCGCTGTTCCTGCGCCGCGGCGGCGGCCCCGCCGTTCGCCCTGTCCGGCACCGAGCGGAAATACGAGCGCGACCGCCCTTTCCGCATCCTGCACCTGTCGCTCGACCTGCAGCTGCACTTCGCCAAGAAGTCCGTGTCCGGCTCGGCCACCCTGGACTTCGAACGCGTCTCTCCCACGAGCGACACGCTGAGCCTCGACGCGCTCGGCTTCGAGCTCAGGCGAGTCCGCATCGACACCGGCAGCGGCTGGTCCGACGTGCCGTACGAATACGACGGCGACCAGATTCACGTCAGCGTGCCGCCGCGAGTCGAGAAGGGCAAGCTCGAGGTCGACTACCGCGCCACGCCCAAGCGCGGCCTGTACTTCCTGGCTCCGGACGAGGTGGTCAAGGACCGCCCGGAGCAGGTCTGGAGCCAGTGTCAGGACGAGGACGCGCGGCACTGGTTCCCGTGCCACGACAAGCCCCACGTGAAGATGACCACCGAGATGCGCGTGCGCGTCTCCGAGGGGCACTCGGTGCTCTCGAACGGCGATCTCGTGTTCAAGGACACACCGAAGGGTGCGAGCCCCTGGGTCTTCCACTTCAAGATGAACCAGCCGCACCCGAGCTACCTGATGACGCTGGTCGCCGGACGCTTCGAGGTGCTCGAAGATCGCGACGCCATCGTGGGCGAAGGCCGCGCCGTGCCGGTGACGTATTGGGTGCCGCCGGGCAGAAAGGCCGACGGCCAGCGCGCGTTCTCTGAGACGCCGCGCATGATCGAGCTGTTCGGCAAGCTGACCGGCGTACCCTACCCGTGGAGCCGCTACTCGCAGATCGTCGTCAGCGACTTCATCTTCGGCGGCATGGAAAACACCACCGCGACCACGATGTACGAGCACATCCTGCTCGACGCGCGCGCTGCCATCGACGTCGTCAGTCACGACCTGGTCGCGCACGAGCTGGCGCACCAGTGGTTCGGCGACTTCGTGACCTGCCGAGACTGGTCGCACGGCTGGCTGAACGAAGGTTTCGCCACCTTCTTCGAGCAAGTCGAGCGCGAGGACCGGCTGGGGCGCGACGAGTACCTGTACGGCGTGGAGGCCGAGCTCGAGTCCTACCTGAGCGAGGCGAGCGGCCGTTATCAGCGACCCATCGTGTGCCGCGACTATTCGCTGCCCATCGACCTGTTCGACCGCCACCTGTACGAGAAGGGCTGCCTGGTCCTGCACCTGCTGAGGGGCGAGCTGGGCGACACGCTGTTCTGGCGCGGCGTCCAGACCTACCTCTCGCGCCACGCCCACGGCATCGTCGAGACCAACGACCTGATGCGCGCGCTGGAGGAGGTAAGCGGGCGCTCGCTCGAGCGCCTCTTCGACGCCTGGGTGTACCGGCCCGGCCACCCGGTGATCAAGGCCAAGGTCAGCTACGAAGACGGCCTGGTGACCGTGGCGGTGAAGCAGACCCAGAAGACCGGCGAGACGGCGGTGTTCGCCTTCGATCTGGAGATCGAGGTGGCGGACAAAGCGGGGCGGACCCGCCGCCACAAGAAGACGGTCACCACCGAGAGCGACGCGCTCGTGGTCGCCTGTCACGAGCGGCCGGCGTGGGTCGGCCTCGATCCGGAGCTCCGCATCGTCGGCGAGGTCACCCTGGAGGCGCCCGCGGAGATGCTCAGGAACCAGCTCGAGAGCGGCAGCTCCGCGCGCCTGCGCTGGCGCGCCGCGCAAGCGCTCGCGAAGCGCTCCGATCTGCCCAGCGTGGAGGCGCTCGGGAAAGCGCTGGGCAAGCCGGACGAGACCTGGATGGTGCGCGCCGAGGCCGCGGCTGCGTTAGGCAAGATCCGGGGTGAGCACGCGCTCGAGCTGCTGCTCGAGAACGTCTCGGTCGAGCACCCGAAGGTGCGGCGCGCGGTGGCCCGGGCCCTGGGTGCGTTCCGGGATCCCAGGGCCGCGAAGGCCCTGGAGAAGCTGGCGCGCAAGGACCAGAGCTACCTGGTGACCGCCGACGCCCTGCGCAGCCTGGGACGGACGCGCCAAAAGCACGCGCTGAAGGTGCTGCGGGAGCTCATCGACCGAAAGTCGTGGGCGGACGTCGCGCGCGCCGGTGCGCTCGACGGTTTGGCGGCGCTGCGCGACGACGACGCCGTGGACGACGTGCAGAAACGGACGCGCTACGGCTACCCGACTCGCGGGCGCCGCGCGGCGATCTCGGCGCTGGCTCGGCTGGCGGACACGCGCAAGGTGCGCCTGCACCTCGAGGACCTGCTCGAGGACGCCGACCCGCACCTGCGCATCGACGCGGTGAACGCCCTCGCGACTCTGGGCGACCCGAAGAGCCGCGGCCCGCTCCGGCGCGCCTTGGAGCGCGATCTGGACGGACGTGTGGCGCGGCGCATCCGCGAGGCCCTGCGAGACCTCGGCGAAGCCGGCTCGACCGAGCGCAAGCGCATCAGCGACGACGTCGAGACGCTGAAGAACGAGCTGCAAGAGCTGCAGGTTCGCCTGACCAAGCTGGAGCAGAAGAAGAAAGCCAAGAAGGACCACGACAGGGCGGACGACGGCGGCGACGAGCCCGCGCCGAAGGCCAAGCCGGTGGCGAAGCGCGCGCCCAGGCCCGCGAGGGCCAAGAAGACGAGCCGGAGGAAGGCGTGA
- a CDS encoding enoyl-CoA hydratase/isomerase family protein, which yields MSDETPVEVERRGRVAILTINRPDRLNALSRATLKAFGRIGRELQGDASVRAIVLTASGEKAFCAGADLKERQGMDENAVRDQVKLYRTELGWLDASRVPVIAALNGVALGGGLELALLCDLRVAAAHAVLGLPETGIGIIPGAGGTQRLPRVVGEARAKELILLGRRLSAEEALAIGLVNRVTPTGTSVLEDTLGWIAPIAEGAPIAQSAALRAIDLSFETSLEHGLELERLLYDECLRSEDRREALSAFAAKRKPEFQGR from the coding sequence GTGAGCGACGAGACCCCGGTCGAAGTCGAGCGGCGCGGACGCGTCGCGATCCTGACCATCAACCGCCCCGATCGGCTGAACGCGCTCTCGCGTGCAACGCTGAAGGCCTTCGGTCGCATCGGCAGAGAGCTCCAAGGAGACGCTTCGGTACGGGCCATCGTGCTCACCGCGAGCGGCGAGAAGGCGTTCTGCGCCGGCGCGGATCTCAAGGAGCGGCAGGGCATGGACGAGAACGCCGTGCGCGACCAGGTGAAGCTCTACCGCACCGAGCTCGGCTGGCTGGACGCCTCTCGCGTCCCGGTGATCGCGGCGCTCAACGGCGTGGCCCTCGGCGGCGGGCTCGAGCTCGCGCTGCTCTGCGATCTCAGGGTCGCCGCCGCCCACGCCGTGCTCGGCCTGCCGGAGACCGGCATCGGCATCATTCCCGGCGCGGGCGGCACACAGCGCCTGCCGCGAGTGGTGGGCGAGGCTCGAGCCAAGGAGCTGATCCTGCTTGGTCGCCGCCTGAGCGCGGAAGAAGCGCTGGCCATCGGCCTGGTCAACCGGGTGACGCCCACGGGCACCAGCGTGCTCGAGGACACGCTCGGCTGGATCGCGCCCATCGCCGAAGGCGCCCCCATCGCGCAGAGCGCTGCACTCCGGGCCATCGACCTGTCGTTCGAGACCAGCCTGGAGCACGGCCTCGAGCTCGAGCGCCTGCTCTACGACGAGTGCCTGCGCAGCGAAGATCGGCGCGAGGCGCTCAGCGCCTTCGCCGCCAAGCGAAAGCCCGAGTTCCAGGGGCGCTGA